DNA sequence from the Osmia lignaria lignaria isolate PbOS001 chromosome 2, iyOsmLign1, whole genome shotgun sequence genome:
aattagatgtaagtgttaatgaaaaatatgtgTTTACCTGTCTAATGCTCATGGTACACagtatataaagaaaaataaatgaacactCTGTATAATCATCACCTGGAAGGTTCCTATGAGATAAACCTTGTATCCAACTAATTGGAACAAAAGGCAACCTTGCCACAACTCTTCCATCAAATATGCTATTAAACATGCTTAAAAGAGCAGTAAATGCAAACCCAATTGCAAacattgatttcatttttacaaGAGATAAgtctctattattattttttaatctttcttcctctctttcaatctttttcttttgctgTTTGTCTAATGAATCCCCGTGcgcttctttcctcttttccacTGGAATGAATTATATTAAACAacagtttaaaatttatttaaattactaagcaattttatgtataattaatactaCTATGATTCAAGAACTTACATTTTTTACTTTGTTTTTCTACTTCAGATTTTAACTTCTgatatttttctgttctatAAACCATTAGCCATGTTAAAcctataaacaatttaaatataagtgaaaaatgtaatatggaaataagaaaataacCTCAAACCTaagaaaacaataaataaaagaaattttttacctTCTCCTAATAAAGCTGTACAGATACttataaatacaattaaaatagTATCTGCCCACATATTGACAGAAAAAGATTTCTTAAATATTGCTTAAATTATTTAGACATGTAACCCAAATATTGCTCTTTTAAATACACCAATTCATGAAGTGATTTTGAATGACTGTGAATTGCTGTGAATGggtgtgaaattaatttttattatttatgtaataaagGAAGTATATAAACAAGATATATTTAAGTTTATActtgaaagataaaataaattttgtttatttatgtacatacaatacaaATAGATAAAAACaatgatgaatttttatttcataatgaATATTTCTGATGTTCTTTGAAAACTTTATTTATCAGTACTTTCCTTTTAAAAGTATGTTGATAAACAATATTATGTTTAGCTTATAGTTATAAAAAGATACAATATGTACATATCATATAAGGTTCTCGATATATACGAATTTTTCAGAATctaatcatttaatttaaaatactgCTTTCGACCTTTTAATTCCACTTGTTAAACTTTAATATTGCATACTGCATATGTGTTACATAATACTTTTGATCATGTAAAGAATAAAAGCATCTACATATTTTTAATGAACACATGATGATAAATGTATGtagataaaaaaataatctaTAACTTATTCTACCATTAAACTTAGGTGTagcatttaattataaaaaacgtTTAAAATGCTATCAATCACTAAAACCATTTAAGTTGTTGGCTGATTgatcaatattttcatttcttaaacACTTTCTAATTTCAAAACCCAAAGCAGCACCTAATGGTGGCGGAACTGCGTTGCCGATTTGCCGATGTTTATCAAGTATGTTTCCATAAAATCGAAAAGAGTCTGGGAAACCTTGCGATCTGGCGCATTCTCTTATACTCACAACTCTTGTTTGTTCAGGATGCAAAACACGACCCTGTTAATCAATGAAAATATTGAATAGTCAAATAAGAGTTAAAATAGAAGATAATTTAAtacaacaaaaaatatttatcacgTACCTGTTTACCCATAGGTTCTGGATTAGTAATAGTAGTACCAAAAAATCCATCCCACTCCAATCTACCGTACAAGCCTGCCCAGTGATTGTGACGTTTACCAGTGTGAGGTAAACACCAAGGAATCAAAGTGTTATATTGCCGATCCATTGGGTCGCATGTTCTGCCCGTACAACAACTACATACACCACGAAATGCTCCAGTAGAACTTCTACCCGCTTTTTTATCATGATAAGTATATTCTCTACAACACAAACAAGTTATTAttcatcaaattaattattttcttgtaacacatatgaatttaatttatttacagtTTCTTTGAGTATGTTCCATCGCTCAAACGTACTGCAATATTTGGTAAATCTCGCCAATCAGATCCGCTAGCAGTTGGAATATGCGCTATTCGTGCTTCAACCAGAGGTGCCATATCTTTACAGATATGATCTCTCAATATAGCATCAGGTTCTTTAGGCCTTACCTAAAGGTAAATGCGATATATTTCATGAATTAATACTTGTATGTTAATATTAGTGAACACTTAATAATTTACTTTTCTTTGAAAGTGAGATATTGGTTCATCGCCATAAGTCATCTCTTCTGTATTCCATCCATTTCGGATATTAGGTAAATCAGACATCGCATCACGAACACTGATTGTTCTGTACGGCGCTGATTCTGTCCAATCACAGTTCGATGAATactatgaaaaaaataaaaaaaatattaaggtATTTATACAGATAATTCAAgtttatattaaataacaattatatcTTACCTTTTTGTTATCCACGATAACACTTAACTGGCATGCTCGTTTACTAAACACATGAGTTGGTTCTGGATATGTTGGAAGGATTTCTCCAGGAGCAGCAGCTAATATAATCAACCTAAAAatacataaatgaaaattagaaatataaataattaaacatttaatcaatagaatttaaatatttctcac
Encoded proteins:
- the LOC117608528 gene encoding calcium load-activated calcium channel, producing MWADTILIVFISICTALLGEGLTWLMVYRTEKYQKLKSEVEKQSKKLEKRKEAHGDSLDKQQKKKIEREEERLKNNNRDLSLVKMKSMFAIGFAFTALLSMFNSIFDGRVVARLPFVPISWIQGLSHRNLPGDDYTECSFIFLYILCTMSIRQNIQKLLGFAPSRTASKQSGSIFGPPPQQFK